The Periplaneta americana isolate PAMFEO1 chromosome 9, P.americana_PAMFEO1_priV1, whole genome shotgun sequence genome contains a region encoding:
- the LOC138706409 gene encoding V-type proton ATPase 16 kDa proteolipid subunit c-like, whose amino-acid sequence MRPDLIMKSLVPIIMAGILAIYGLVVAVLIANDIKKNISGYTVYKGFLHFGGGLAVGLSGLAAGFAIGIVGDSGVRGNAQQPRLFIGMILILIFAEVLGLYGLIVAVFFYAD is encoded by the exons ATGCGACCCGACCTCATCATGAAATCCCTCGTCCCCATCATCATGGCGGGCATCCTGGCTATCTACGGGCTCGTCGTCGCAGTTCTCATCGCCAATGACATCAAGAAGAACATCAGCGGGTACACAGTGTACAA AGGTTTCCTTCACTTCGGGGGCGGACTGGCTGTGGGTTTAAGTGGACTGGCTGCCGGCTTTGCTATCGGCATCGTTGGTGACAGTGGAGTGCGCGGGAATGCCCAACAGCCTAGACTCTTCATAGGGATGATCCTCATCCTTATCTTCGCAGAAGTATTAGGGCTCTATGGACTTATTGTTGCAGTATTCTTCTATGCGGACTGA